A stretch of the Archangium violaceum genome encodes the following:
- a CDS encoding GFA family protein, with translation MSNFSGLRTYRGSCHCGAIRFEADLDLSTGTTRCNCTICSKTGWWGCLARPATFRLLMGRDNLVLLGKAQRCKDCGLQPFGHGDIPELGGEFYAVNIRCLDGVDLSGVPVKYLDGRHDTWALLAEAAYVNPFGNAGGVA, from the coding sequence ATGAGCAACTTCTCGGGCCTCCGCACCTACCGGGGCAGCTGCCACTGCGGCGCGATTCGCTTCGAAGCCGACCTCGACCTCAGCACCGGAACGACCCGGTGCAACTGCACCATCTGCAGCAAGACCGGGTGGTGGGGGTGTCTCGCGAGACCCGCCACCTTCCGGCTCCTGATGGGCCGGGACAACCTCGTCCTCCTGGGCAAGGCTCAGCGCTGCAAGGATTGCGGCCTCCAGCCATTCGGGCACGGCGATATCCCGGAGCTGGGAGGTGAGTTCTACGCCGTGAACATCCGGTGCCTCGATGGCGTGGATCTCTCCGGAGTCCCGGTGAAGTACCTGGACGGGCGCCACGACACCTGGGCCCTGCTCGCGGAGGCAGCCTACGTGAACCCATTCGGAAACGCCGGCGGCGTCGCCTGA
- a CDS encoding MvdC/MvdD family ATP grasp protein has product MAILIVTHSQDNVSPHWVARALALRGERVYRFDTDLFPTGLQLSLDERGGGRLSGPEGVLALSEISAVWYRRNATGGRIPRELAPRLRNPSVEESRRLVFGMLAALGVFQLDALETLRRAEHKPLQLALARALGLEVPRTLMTNDPEEVRAFAASCPEGVVTKMMSSFAVHDARGREQVVFTTPLDARELEELEGLELCPMTFQERLAKRLELRVTVVGERVMAAAIDSQALPGAREDWRREGLALVDAWMPYTLPEPVRARVLGLMDALGLNYGAFDFIVTPEGRHVFLEVNPAGEFMWLMRHPGLPIDEALADVLTGREARRLGPKPLAGGSGALTFQ; this is encoded by the coding sequence ATGGCCATCCTCATCGTCACCCACTCGCAGGACAACGTGTCGCCCCACTGGGTGGCACGTGCCCTCGCGTTACGCGGCGAGCGGGTCTACCGGTTCGACACCGACCTGTTCCCCACCGGGCTCCAGCTCTCGCTCGACGAGCGGGGCGGGGGGCGGCTCTCCGGACCCGAGGGGGTGCTCGCGCTGTCGGAGATCTCCGCGGTCTGGTACCGCCGCAACGCGACGGGGGGGCGCATTCCCCGGGAGCTGGCGCCGCGGCTGCGCAACCCCTCGGTGGAGGAGAGCCGGCGGCTGGTGTTCGGGATGCTGGCGGCGCTCGGGGTGTTTCAGTTGGACGCGCTCGAGACCCTGCGGCGCGCAGAGCACAAGCCGCTGCAACTGGCGCTGGCTCGGGCGCTGGGGTTGGAGGTTCCGCGCACGCTGATGACCAATGACCCGGAGGAGGTGCGGGCCTTCGCAGCGAGCTGCCCCGAGGGGGTGGTGACGAAGATGATGTCGTCGTTCGCCGTCCACGACGCGCGGGGCCGGGAGCAGGTGGTCTTCACCACGCCGCTGGACGCGCGGGAGTTGGAGGAGTTGGAGGGGTTGGAGCTGTGTCCGATGACCTTCCAGGAGCGCCTGGCCAAGCGGCTGGAGCTGCGGGTGACGGTGGTGGGCGAGCGGGTGATGGCGGCGGCCATCGACTCGCAGGCGCTGCCGGGGGCGCGAGAGGACTGGCGTCGTGAGGGGCTGGCGCTCGTCGATGCGTGGATGCCCTACACGCTGCCCGAGCCGGTGCGGGCGCGGGTGCTCGGGTTGATGGATGCGCTGGGGCTCAACTACGGCGCGTTCGACTTCATCGTCACGCCCGAGGGGCGACATGTCTTCCTCGAGGTGAACCCGGCGGGTGAGTTCATGTGGCTGATGCGGCACCCGGGGTTGCCCATCGACGAGGCCCTGGCGGACGTGCTCACCGGACGCGAGGCGCGCCGGCTCGGTCCGAAGCCCCTGGCGGGTGGTTCGGGCGCCTTGACGTTTCAATGA
- a CDS encoding DUF4123 domain-containing protein, with translation MTAPQVEKILQSVWPPPKARNLLDVYVLLDAARDEAILPALQNSDLEVDCLFSGVLPPELSRVAPYLVRLRRGTPFPAWLIEHSWSRSWGVFLQATGDRQLVRKHLQSLLLVRTEQGKELYFRYYDPRVLRVYLPTCTAKEVQHLFGPVRSFFAEGADGTTLMQYALRIGQPGMPPLEVSAHAVA, from the coding sequence ATGACCGCTCCGCAAGTCGAGAAGATCCTCCAATCCGTGTGGCCGCCGCCCAAGGCACGCAACCTCCTGGATGTGTATGTCCTCCTGGATGCCGCCCGTGACGAGGCCATCCTCCCCGCCCTCCAGAACAGCGACCTGGAGGTGGACTGCCTCTTCTCCGGAGTGCTGCCCCCGGAGCTGAGCCGGGTGGCCCCCTATCTGGTGAGACTCAGGCGCGGGACCCCCTTTCCGGCGTGGCTCATCGAGCACTCCTGGAGCAGGAGCTGGGGGGTGTTCCTGCAGGCGACGGGTGACAGGCAGCTCGTGCGCAAGCACCTGCAGTCGCTGCTGCTGGTGCGCACCGAGCAGGGCAAGGAGCTCTACTTCCGGTACTACGATCCCCGCGTCCTCCGGGTGTACCTGCCCACCTGCACCGCGAAGGAGGTCCAGCACCTGTTCGGACCCGTGCGGAGCTTCTTCGCCGAGGGCGCGGATGGAACGACGCTGATGCAGTACGCCCTGCGCATCGGCCAACCGGGGATGCCCCCTCTGGAAGTCTCGGCCCACGCGGTGGCCTGA
- a CDS encoding glutathione S-transferase family protein, giving the protein MLTLYGFGRVHPPVIGETRDLRVQWALEETGLPYRVHPLDHTGGEMDGPAYGRISPFRLVPAIDDDGFVVAESGAILLYLAEKAGRLIPADTEGRTRVVQWCFAALSTVERPLMEIQLIDKFGDAEADADRRAKMVQEAGRWLSGLERRLEGRDWIACADFTVADILLATVLREIRGTDLLDRYPRVKAYYDRALARPAWERTLAAYAERLGVAVEDIR; this is encoded by the coding sequence ATGCTCACCCTCTACGGCTTCGGACGCGTCCATCCGCCGGTCATCGGCGAGACGCGGGACCTGCGCGTGCAATGGGCGCTCGAAGAGACCGGCCTGCCGTACCGCGTCCACCCGCTGGATCACACGGGCGGCGAGATGGACGGACCCGCCTACGGCCGGATCAGCCCCTTCCGTCTGGTCCCGGCCATCGATGACGACGGCTTCGTCGTCGCCGAGTCCGGGGCGATCCTGCTCTATCTGGCCGAGAAGGCCGGCCGGCTGATCCCAGCGGACACCGAAGGCCGGACGCGGGTCGTCCAGTGGTGTTTCGCCGCCCTCTCCACCGTCGAGCGGCCGCTGATGGAGATCCAGCTGATCGACAAGTTCGGGGACGCCGAGGCCGACGCCGACCGCCGCGCCAAAATGGTCCAGGAGGCCGGCCGCTGGCTGTCCGGGCTGGAGCGCCGGCTTGAGGGCCGCGACTGGATCGCCTGCGCCGACTTCACCGTCGCCGACATCCTGCTGGCCACCGTCCTGCGCGAGATCCGCGGGACCGACCTGCTCGATCGGTATCCCCGGGTGAAGGCCTACTACGACCGCGCCCTGGCCCGCCCCGCGTGGGAGCGGACACTGGCGGCCTATGCCGAGCGGCTGGGGGTTGCGGTGGAGGACATTCGGTAG
- a CDS encoding MvdC/MvdD family ATP grasp protein encodes MKKPEQVAVGAARDVVLLLTHSGDHYTVDRVADELSRRGLRPLRVDTDAFPARLELTSMPGSDGGEVVLRTAAGEVHAEDVRSVWLRRRVPPRLDEALEPTWRESCERESEAALEGALDGLEGAGCRFINPLGADRVAGNKPRQLRMARALGLEVPRTLVTNDAARVRSFFEQVRGRLVAKMLTPLTQSMSGGQPFVYTSAIGPEHLDDLEEGLRHSPMVFQERIDKAHELRVAVVGERCLVGSIDASRSVEGQVDWRRARPEECDWRPGELPEEVAARLVRLVAALGLVYGAADFIVTPEGRHVFLEVNPGGEWGMLERDLGLPIAAALADALASEGGSP; translated from the coding sequence ATGAAGAAGCCGGAACAGGTGGCGGTGGGTGCTGCCCGCGACGTCGTCCTGCTCCTCACCCACTCGGGAGACCACTACACGGTCGATCGGGTGGCGGACGAGCTGTCGCGGCGAGGCCTGCGCCCGCTGCGCGTCGACACGGATGCCTTTCCGGCCCGGCTGGAACTGACGTCGATGCCGGGGAGCGATGGGGGCGAGGTGGTGCTTCGCACGGCGGCCGGCGAGGTGCACGCGGAGGACGTCCGGTCGGTGTGGTTGCGCCGGAGGGTGCCACCCCGGCTCGACGAGGCGCTGGAGCCCACCTGGCGCGAGAGCTGCGAGCGGGAGTCGGAGGCGGCGCTCGAGGGGGCACTTGATGGGTTGGAGGGGGCGGGGTGCCGGTTCATCAACCCGCTCGGAGCGGACCGGGTGGCGGGGAACAAGCCGCGCCAGCTCCGGATGGCCCGTGCGCTGGGGTTGGAGGTGCCCCGCACGCTGGTGACCAACGACGCGGCCCGGGTCCGGTCCTTCTTCGAGCAGGTGCGCGGACGCCTGGTGGCCAAGATGCTGACGCCCCTGACGCAATCCATGTCCGGAGGGCAGCCCTTCGTGTACACGAGCGCGATCGGCCCCGAGCACCTCGACGATCTGGAGGAGGGGCTGCGCCACAGCCCCATGGTGTTCCAGGAGCGCATCGACAAGGCCCATGAGCTGCGGGTGGCCGTGGTGGGGGAGCGCTGTCTCGTGGGTTCCATCGATGCCTCGCGCTCGGTGGAGGGGCAGGTGGACTGGCGGCGGGCCCGGCCGGAGGAGTGCGACTGGCGCCCGGGCGAGCTGCCCGAGGAGGTGGCGGCACGCCTGGTGCGTCTGGTGGCGGCCCTGGGTCTGGTGTACGGCGCCGCCGATTTCATCGTCACACCCGAGGGCCGGCACGTCTTCCTGGAAGTCAATCCCGGGGGCGAGTGGGGCATGCTCGAGCGCGATCTCGGCCTGCCCATCGCCGCGGCCCTGGCCGACGCACTCGCGTCCGAGGGCGGCTCTCCCTGA
- a CDS encoding HNH endonuclease, with amino-acid sequence METLVLNQSYEPVARISWQRAMMLLWQGKVEVVEEYDDRLVRSVTLELRMPSVIRFLRGERRKGRGIKFSRDNVYMRDGCKCQYCGRKVSRPEATYDHVVPRAQGGRTTWENIVIACVPCNQKKGGRTPVQANMKLLSAPEKPRKLPGSVQLTFAYEKGMPLSWKKFLRDVAYWHTELEE; translated from the coding sequence ATGGAGACGCTGGTCCTCAACCAGTCGTATGAGCCCGTGGCACGGATCTCCTGGCAGCGCGCGATGATGCTGCTGTGGCAGGGCAAGGTCGAGGTGGTCGAGGAGTACGATGACCGCCTCGTCCGCTCCGTCACCCTGGAGCTCCGGATGCCTTCCGTCATCCGCTTCCTGCGCGGCGAGCGGCGCAAGGGGCGCGGCATCAAGTTCAGCCGCGACAACGTGTACATGCGCGATGGCTGCAAGTGCCAGTACTGCGGCCGGAAGGTGTCGCGCCCCGAGGCCACGTACGACCACGTCGTGCCCCGGGCCCAGGGGGGCCGCACCACCTGGGAGAACATCGTGATTGCCTGCGTGCCCTGCAACCAGAAGAAGGGCGGGCGCACGCCCGTGCAGGCCAACATGAAGCTGCTCTCCGCTCCGGAGAAGCCCCGGAAGCTCCCGGGCTCGGTGCAGCTCACGTTCGCCTACGAGAAGGGCATGCCCCTCTCGTGGAAGAAGTTCCTCCGTGACGTCGCGTACTGGCACACGGAGCTGGAGGAGTGA